In the genome of Helicobacteraceae bacterium, one region contains:
- a CDS encoding aspartate carbamoyltransferase catalytic subunit yields MARHLTTTTDLTDDEIEAIFDEASGYLNGETNQKLRGKLVINIFFENSTRTRSSFEVASRRLGAEVVSLDVASSSESKGETIHDTAANLDAMGASAIVVRHKNAGAPKLLSKFVKASVINGGDGAHAHPTQALLDLFTLRQAIGDVRGKKILIAGDIRNSRVANSNIKLLTRFGMRVVLAAPPHFLPKRSNIKTTWNIRDELDGASAIMSLRTQTERHERPIYASLSDYAANFKITKELLGDRNIFIMHPGPVHRNVDLEDCVLSDPRSLVLRQVHNGVAVRMAILSKFVLEY; encoded by the coding sequence ATGGCAAGACACCTAACAACTACGACGGATTTAACCGACGACGAGATAGAGGCGATTTTTGACGAAGCCAGCGGCTATCTTAACGGCGAAACCAACCAAAAGTTGCGCGGCAAACTGGTAATAAACATCTTTTTTGAAAATTCCACGCGCACCCGTAGCAGTTTCGAGGTAGCCTCGAGAAGGCTTGGCGCGGAGGTGGTGAGCCTCGACGTGGCAAGTAGCAGCGAATCCAAAGGCGAAACGATACACGATACCGCCGCCAATCTCGACGCGATGGGCGCGAGCGCGATCGTGGTCAGGCATAAAAACGCGGGCGCGCCCAAACTTCTTTCCAAATTCGTTAAAGCGAGCGTTATAAACGGGGGCGACGGCGCGCACGCGCACCCCACGCAAGCGCTGCTAGACCTGTTTACCCTGCGTCAGGCGATCGGCGACGTGCGCGGCAAAAAAATTCTGATCGCGGGCGATATTAGAAACTCCCGCGTGGCAAACAGCAATATCAAGCTGCTAACGCGCTTTGGAATGCGGGTGGTTTTGGCGGCGCCTCCCCATTTTTTGCCCAAGCGCTCCAATATAAAAACGACATGGAATATCCGCGACGAGCTAGACGGCGCGAGCGCTATTATGTCGTTAAGAACCCAAACCGAACGACACGAAAGACCGATCTACGCCAGCCTTAGCGATTACGCGGCAAACTTCAAGATCACAAAAGAGCTATTAGGCGATCGAAATATCTTTATTATGCATCCCGGACCCGTTCATCGCAACGTTGATCTGGAGGACTGCGTATTAAGCGATCCCAGATCGCTAGTTTTGCGGCAGGTGCACAACGGCGTGGCGGTAAGAATGGCTATATTAAGCAAATTTGTTTTGGAGTATTAA
- a CDS encoding penicillin-binding protein 2 translates to MEKTGKILAIFLFICFFFIVFFASVVRALKQESLDRDYLKTETIPSYRGAIVTSDWRTLAQSDRRFNVAFDGRDAENKPLIAKMVALFTGKSEADIMELLNRDARVYLAKELNALEAKNMQRLSAELDRKGAFKTVIPNSTPVRRGLEIVPAEPSQARLYEYGSLAQPIVGYVKKSSGEGDMGLERFYESKLKPLREGAFRASRDAGGNMIYNNHLQYTPSKNGFGLQLTIDAFFQYDLERLLDKAQAEYDATEILCAVMESDTGRLIALATSARYDAENITPETLPNARINAVQYPFEPGSVMKPFIVALLFEEGIAGQFDLVRGYNGRWTLGKDVITDTAPREWFSVEDVIVYSSNIGIAQLAMRLSEYKLFDGLTAFGFSRPTGIDLPYESLGSLAGLHRYRADIYRATTGYGYGLRVTFIQLLKAYNVFNNNGAMVSPRLVDRLIGDGAPPLDSEPSARVVSEATAMKMLQILRKTVLRGSAKTAAIDGVFIAGKTGTARIASGGGYKDDYHNSFFGFANDGERRYSIGVLVIDPKKKQSASQSAAPIFADTARLLIRHNRLTIK, encoded by the coding sequence GTGGAAAAAACCGGCAAAATCCTCGCGATCTTTTTGTTCATCTGCTTCTTTTTTATCGTCTTTTTCGCGAGCGTCGTTCGCGCGCTAAAGCAAGAGAGCCTAGATCGCGACTACCTCAAAACCGAAACGATTCCTTCCTATCGCGGCGCGATCGTAACGTCGGACTGGCGCACCTTAGCGCAGAGCGATCGGCGCTTCAACGTAGCTTTCGACGGGCGCGACGCGGAAAACAAGCCGCTGATCGCCAAAATGGTCGCGCTGTTCACAGGCAAGAGCGAAGCGGATATTATGGAACTTCTTAATCGCGACGCGCGCGTCTATCTAGCCAAAGAGCTAAACGCGCTGGAGGCGAAAAATATGCAACGCCTCTCCGCCGAGCTAGATCGCAAAGGCGCTTTTAAAACCGTTATACCCAATTCGACCCCCGTTAGACGAGGACTTGAGATCGTTCCGGCGGAGCCGTCGCAGGCGCGTCTTTACGAATACGGCTCTTTGGCGCAACCGATCGTGGGCTACGTGAAAAAATCTAGCGGCGAAGGGGATATGGGGCTGGAGAGGTTCTACGAATCCAAACTCAAACCTTTAAGAGAGGGCGCTTTTCGCGCGTCGCGCGACGCGGGCGGCAATATGATCTATAACAACCATTTGCAATATACGCCCTCAAAAAACGGTTTTGGCTTGCAACTGACGATCGACGCGTTTTTTCAATACGATTTAGAGCGGCTTTTAGACAAAGCGCAAGCGGAATACGACGCGACGGAGATTTTATGCGCGGTCATGGAAAGCGACACGGGACGGCTTATCGCGCTTGCCACCAGCGCCCGCTACGACGCGGAAAACATCACCCCCGAAACTCTGCCGAACGCGAGAATAAACGCCGTGCAATATCCTTTCGAGCCGGGAAGCGTGATGAAACCGTTTATCGTCGCGCTACTATTCGAGGAGGGGATCGCGGGGCAGTTCGATCTGGTGCGCGGTTACAACGGCAGATGGACGCTTGGCAAAGACGTAATCACGGACACCGCGCCGCGCGAGTGGTTCAGCGTCGAGGACGTAATCGTCTATTCCAGCAATATCGGAATCGCGCAGCTTGCTATGCGTCTTAGCGAGTATAAACTATTCGACGGCTTAACCGCGTTTGGCTTTTCGCGCCCGACGGGAATCGATCTGCCTTACGAATCGTTAGGCTCGCTTGCGGGATTGCACCGCTACCGCGCCGACATATACCGCGCCACTACCGGTTACGGCTACGGACTGCGCGTAACTTTTATACAGCTATTAAAAGCCTACAACGTGTTCAACAACAACGGCGCGATGGTTTCGCCGCGCCTTGTCGATCGCCTAATTGGCGACGGCGCGCCGCCGCTCGATAGCGAGCCAAGCGCGAGAGTCGTAAGCGAAGCGACGGCTATGAAAATGTTGCAGATACTGCGCAAAACCGTTCTTAGAGGCTCGGCTAAAACCGCCGCGATCGACGGCGTTTTTATTGCGGGCAAGACCGGCACGGCGCGCATAGCCAGCGGCGGCGGCTACAAAGACGACTACCACAACAGCTTCTTTGGCTTTGCCAACGACGGCGAAAGACGCTATTCGATTGGCGTTTTAGTGATCGACCCTAAGAAAAAACAAAGCGCCAGCCAGAGCGCCGCGCCGATCTTCGCCGATACCGCGCGCCTGCTGATTCGTCATAACCGACTAACGATAAAATAA
- the fliE gene encoding flagellar hook-basal body complex protein FliE — MLPKELGRTPAKIGESGSLSFADLLKNSFEETNLLQEEGEKAATDIATGTVKDLHQAAIALGKAESGMKLMLEIRNKAISAYREIIRTQM; from the coding sequence ATACTCCCAAAAGAGCTAGGCAGAACGCCCGCAAAAATCGGGGAGAGCGGCTCTCTGAGTTTTGCCGATCTGCTTAAAAACTCGTTTGAGGAAACTAACCTATTGCAAGAAGAGGGCGAAAAAGCCGCTACAGACATAGCGACCGGAACCGTCAAAGACCTGCATCAAGCGGCAATCGCTCTAGGCAAAGCCGAAAGCGGCATGAAACTAATGCTTGAAATCCGCAATAAAGCTATAAGCGCGTATAGAGAGATTATCCGCACGCAAATGTAA
- the flgC gene encoding flagellar basal body rod protein FlgC, with translation MAFLNSFDISGYGLSAQRFRLNLISANIANANTTRTDEGGPYRRQTVVFKATDFDKRLNSQLAKNTRPLGYEDPLDEELGYERKLNPAIMSVIVDKVVRDDRAPIMRYEPTHPDANKDGYVAYPNVNPVVEMADMIEASRAYQANAAAFQSAKTLANSAIEMMRA, from the coding sequence ATGGCGTTTCTAAACTCGTTTGACATAAGCGGCTACGGACTTTCGGCGCAACGATTTCGCCTAAATCTTATCAGCGCGAATATAGCCAACGCCAATACGACTCGCACCGACGAAGGCGGTCCGTATCGCCGACAAACCGTCGTTTTTAAAGCGACGGATTTTGATAAACGCTTGAACTCCCAACTAGCAAAAAATACTCGTCCCCTAGGCTACGAAGACCCGCTCGACGAGGAGCTAGGATACGAGCGCAAACTAAATCCCGCTATAATGAGCGTAATTGTGGATAAGGTCGTTCGCGACGATAGAGCGCCGATAATGCGCTACGAGCCTACGCATCCGGACGCGAACAAAGACGGTTACGTTGCCTATCCCAACGTTAATCCGGTGGTGGAAATGGCCGATATGATTGAAGCGAGTCGGGCGTATCAAGCGAACGCGGCGGCGTTCCAAAGCGCTAAAACGCTCGCTAATAGCGCGATTGAGATGATGAGAGCGTAA
- a CDS encoding META domain-containing protein — MKYFFIVLLAAATLGCAPKVDYRAEIASKEWRLVEIKQGENGVKIDRAKLADEGFANAFIVVFENDRLAGAGTANRFFASYAIETDAINISTVASTRAAPIKEPKALKEREFFSLLRNAAQWRLNAGKLELSTKNAGGGAATLVFEGV, encoded by the coding sequence ATGAAATACTTTTTTATCGTTTTATTAGCCGCCGCGACGCTTGGTTGCGCGCCGAAAGTCGATTACCGCGCGGAAATCGCGAGCAAAGAGTGGCGTCTTGTCGAAATTAAACAAGGAGAGAACGGCGTTAAAATCGACCGCGCGAAACTTGCCGACGAAGGTTTCGCAAACGCGTTTATCGTCGTTTTTGAAAACGATCGCTTAGCCGGCGCGGGAACGGCTAACCGTTTTTTCGCCTCGTACGCGATCGAGACGGACGCGATAAATATCTCGACCGTCGCCTCTACGCGAGCGGCGCCAATTAAAGAGCCTAAGGCGTTAAAAGAGCGCGAATTTTTTTCGCTACTACGAAACGCCGCCCAATGGAGACTAAACGCGGGCAAGCTAGAACTTTCAACTAAAAACGCCGGCGGCGGGGCGGCTACGCTGGTTTTTGAGGGCGTGTAA
- the trpS gene encoding tryptophan--tRNA ligase, with protein sequence MGRTLSGIQPSGAFHIGNYFGMIAQLVKAQENEDVFAFIANYHAMTSVFDGARLAEQTREAAIAFLSLGIDPARSTFWLQSAVAETLELYWILSQHTPIGLLERAHSYKDKIAKGLSPSHGLFSYPVLMAADILLYDTDVVPVGKDQIQHVEIARDIAIKFNNAVGCDLLRLPDFRAEESVALVPGIDGAKMSKSYGNTIDIFTDRKTLERRIKQIVTAPVSLDEPKKWEGDAVYQLCALFLDERGKAALRSRYERGGEGHGHFKAYLTDLIWDYFADARAKYDELKREPSKADKALAIGAGKARAIAKAKMAKIRSAVGVI encoded by the coding sequence TTGGGCAGGACTCTTTCAGGCATTCAGCCTTCGGGCGCGTTTCATATAGGCAACTATTTTGGAATGATCGCCCAGCTTGTAAAGGCGCAGGAAAACGAGGACGTTTTCGCCTTTATCGCCAACTATCACGCGATGACGAGCGTCTTTGATGGCGCTCGTCTAGCGGAGCAAACTCGCGAGGCGGCGATCGCTTTTTTGAGCCTTGGAATCGATCCCGCGCGATCGACCTTTTGGCTTCAAAGCGCCGTCGCGGAGACGCTGGAGCTGTATTGGATACTAAGCCAACATACGCCGATCGGTCTTTTGGAGCGCGCGCACAGCTACAAGGATAAGATCGCCAAAGGTCTTTCGCCCTCGCACGGCTTATTTAGCTATCCCGTTTTGATGGCGGCGGATATTCTGCTATACGATACGGACGTCGTGCCTGTCGGCAAAGATCAGATTCAACATGTGGAGATCGCCCGCGACATAGCGATCAAGTTTAACAACGCGGTCGGTTGCGATCTGTTGCGACTGCCCGATTTTCGCGCGGAGGAGAGCGTAGCCCTCGTGCCGGGCATAGACGGCGCTAAGATGAGTAAGAGCTACGGCAACACGATCGATATTTTTACCGATCGCAAAACGCTAGAGAGACGAATCAAGCAGATCGTAACCGCTCCCGTATCGCTCGACGAGCCAAAAAAATGGGAGGGCGACGCGGTTTATCAACTATGCGCGCTTTTTTTGGACGAAAGAGGCAAAGCGGCGTTGCGGTCGCGCTATGAAAGAGGCGGCGAAGGACACGGTCATTTCAAAGCCTATTTGACCGATCTGATATGGGATTATTTCGCCGACGCGCGCGCTAAATACGACGAGCTAAAACGCGAGCCTTCCAAAGCGGATAAAGCGCTGGCGATCGGAGCGGGTAAAGCCCGCGCGATCGCAAAAGCGAAAATGGCGAAGATACGATCCGCCGTCGGCGTTATCTAA